The Gloeocapsopsis sp. IPPAS B-1203 genome contains a region encoding:
- a CDS encoding alpha/beta fold hydrolase: MNTENQIKVGSLEWFYRETKPSQSLNKPPVLLLHGIPAQSYIWTAIMPTLAEKGFRAIAPDWIGFGFSAKPDRRDFAYTPDAFVTAFTEFIQALEIPRFSLVVQGFLGSVGLQYALRHPQQIERLAILNAPVSPSAKLPWKLKQLGLPFMGDMLTQDPLLVDRTLEGGSRYQIGEKELNVYRKPFLTSSAAGRSLLATVRNLQLQSSLAEIASGLQQWQQPTMVIWGVKDPWLSITDVQDTVDSLNNVELVQIPEAGHYPQEHWSEKVGDLLQLFLRRAT, translated from the coding sequence GTGAATACTGAAAATCAAATTAAAGTAGGCTCATTGGAATGGTTTTATCGAGAAACTAAGCCGAGTCAGAGTTTAAACAAGCCACCAGTGCTTTTACTGCATGGTATTCCTGCCCAAAGCTACATCTGGACAGCAATAATGCCTACTCTGGCAGAAAAAGGTTTTCGCGCGATCGCTCCTGATTGGATTGGGTTTGGCTTTTCTGCTAAGCCCGATCGGCGTGATTTTGCTTACACCCCAGACGCTTTTGTCACTGCTTTTACTGAATTCATCCAAGCATTGGAAATTCCGCGCTTTTCCCTAGTCGTGCAAGGTTTTTTAGGTTCTGTTGGTTTACAATACGCCTTACGCCATCCTCAGCAAATTGAACGCTTAGCAATTCTTAATGCACCCGTTTCTCCAAGTGCCAAACTACCGTGGAAGCTAAAGCAATTAGGACTTCCTTTTATGGGCGACATGCTAACACAAGATCCACTTTTAGTTGATCGTACTTTAGAAGGTGGTAGTCGCTATCAAATAGGCGAGAAAGAACTCAATGTTTACCGCAAACCTTTTTTGACAAGTTCTGCTGCTGGGCGATCGCTTTTGGCTACTGTACGCAATCTTCAACTCCAATCATCACTCGCTGAAATTGCATCCGGCTTACAACAATGGCAACAACCAACGATGGTTATCTGGGGAGTAAAAGATCCTTGGCTGTCAATAACTGATGTCCAGGATACTGTCGATTCTTTAAACAATGTCGAACTTGTCCAAATACCTGAAGCAGGACACTATCCCCAAGAACATTGGTCAGAAAAAGTTGGCGATTTACTACAATTATTTTTGCGTCGTGCCACTTGA